A window of Heteronotia binoei isolate CCM8104 ecotype False Entrance Well chromosome 17, APGP_CSIRO_Hbin_v1, whole genome shotgun sequence genomic DNA:
catgttaatcaccctttgggtgaagaaggacttccttttatccgttttaacctgactgctcagcaatagagagttgatgttacagcaagaagatactggatttattggatttatatcccgtcctccactccaaagagtctcagagcggctcacaatctcctttcccttcctcccgcacaacagacaccctgtgaggtgggtggggctggagaaggctctcacagcagctgccctttcaaggaaaacctctgccagggctatggttgacccaaggccatgctagcaggtgcaagtggaggagtggggaatcaaacccggttctcccagataagagtccgcgcacttcaccaccactacaccaaactggctcaaactggcaacagcagcagcagcaatggatgccctaggtaactatccatttcattcgccttctgcaggctgcagtacactaggtaaagccttgaattcagtaatGGAATGCCcggtatttccttcaaatttatatttcgACCCTCTCCAGCTTTTGCAGTTGTTGCatagacagttgcagttggagcctcagagatgaGCGGTCTTCCATTCGGGGTTACTCTTTggcagattcaaaatgtctctgtgctaagcttaggaaatactgggtattccATGATTGAATACAAGGCTTTCCCTGGTGTACTGCAGCCTGCAGAAGGAGAATGAACTGGATAGTTACCTAGGCCATCCAttgctgttgctgtaacatcgACCCTCTATTACAATTTTGCCAGTGTTGTTAAgatctggcatctagtgtgtagtggttttttttgtcaataatatCGATAATAAACTGTTTGTTTCAAAATGTAGAGTAGCAGGCCAAGACCTCTGTCAACAGTTGTTGcttttatacagtttttttccctttccttccccccccaccccaaagagtGGCAATGCCCCTATTGGTCCCTGTTTCAAAAATTTTATCCAAGGAGCACTTTGGTAGGCAATATGTCTTTGAGATCTCCGTTGTATATGCGCATGTTTTCAAAGTGCCATCTGCATTAGCACATATTCTTGGTGGTGGGAAGCGCTGTCAGGTCACAGCCGAGCCCTAGGGGTTATCAAGGCAGGGGACAATCAGAGGtcgttggccattgcctgcctctgcgtcaggaccttgggcttccttggtggtctcccacctaaGCAGGACCAGCCCAGCTTGGcatctgagatctggcaagatcagactGGCCCCGGGCCATCCAGTTCAAGGCGGTACGCATTGTTAGCCACAGACTTCCCACGATTGTACAATATTCCCAGCTCGCTAGTTAAAAACAAAGGTCTGCCCTGCCCTTGGGTTTGAACTGCAGATGGCAACCAAGGGAGAGAAAGCCtgcaaagaagaaggaggagatgaagaaggagaagaagaaggagaaggaggagaagaaaaaggagatgaaggagaagaagaaggagaaggagatgaagaaggagaagaaaaaggagatgaaggaggagaagaaggagaaggagatgaagaaggagaagaaaaaggagatgaaggaggagaagaaggagaagaagaaggagaagaaaaaggagatggagaaggagaagagggagatgaaggagaaggaaaaggagatggagaaggagaagagggagatgaagaaggagaagaagaagatgaagaaggagaagaagaaggagaagaaaaaggagatggagaaggagatgaagaaggagaagaagaagacagagaagaaggaggagaagaaaaaggagaaggagaagaagatgaagaaaaaatgaagatgatgatgatattggatttatatcccaccttatactctgaatctcagagtctgaaagtggtcacaatctcctttacttccttccccccccccccccacacacaacagataccctgtgaggtcgttggggctgagagagctctcccagaagctgccctttcaaggacaactcctatgagagctatggctgacccaaggccattccagcaggtgcaagtggaggagtggggaatcaaacccagttctcccagataagagtctgcgcacttcaccactacaccaaactggctctcagttgaggCAGAGTTAAGGGCATTGCTGCTGTTTGCATCGCTTTTGTCTTATGAGAGCACTAAGAATTCACGACCTCCAGAATGCTCTATCTGTTCACAGCCTTGCTGAGGTTGAGAGCAATGGCAGTCCATCTCACTTTGGGCCGTTCCTTTTTTCCCTGCTGTAGTTGGCTGGAAAGCTggctttgtttgtttattaagCTATTCATACCCTGCTGTTCggaccacagcagcttacaatattgttctcctttctccattttatctgctgaacaacaaccctgctaAGTGAGTTAGGCGAGAGACTGGCTGGTTGAAGTCACACAGCAAGCTTTCATGACCCATGAGgggtttgaatctgggtctcccagatcctataaCTACCATCCCATGGACAGATAAGAGCACATTAAGATGGCCTTATACAGAATCATACCactgggccatcaaagtcagtattgtctactcagaaggacagtggctctccagggtctcaggctgaggtctttcacatcacctccagtttggtgagagccagtttggtacagtgatTAAGcgtgcagacttatctgggagaaccaggtttgattccccactcctccacttgcagctgctggaatggccttgggtcagccagagctctcttatctgggagaaccgggtttgattccccactcctccacttgcagctgctggaatggccttgggtcagccagaactctcttatctgggagaaccaggtttgattccccactcctccatttgcacctgctggaatggccttgggtcagccatagctctggcagaggttgtccttgaaagggcagactcttatctgggagaaccgggtttgattccccactcctccacttgcagctgctggaatggcctggggtcagccgtagctctcacagagttgtccttgaaagggcagctgctgggagagtcctctcagccctaccacctcacagggtgtctgttgtggggggagaagggaaaggagattgggagcctctctgagattcggagtgggggcaggagacagacagacagacagacagacagacagacagacagacagacagacagacagacagacagacagacagacagatagatagatagatagatagatagatagatagatagatagatagatagatagatagatagattagatagatggaGATAtaatacagccagtttggtatagtggttaagtatgcagactcttatctgggagagccgagtttgattccctactcctccacttgcacctgctggaatgaccttgggtcagccatagctctggcagagttgtccttgaaagggcagcttctgtcagagctctctcagcctcacccacctcacagggtgtctgttgtggggggagaagacagaggagattgtatgccgctctgagtcactgattcagagagaaagacggggtataaatctgcagtcttctttcttcttcttcttctgctcacaagacttgaGCGAGGCTGTTAATTACGGGAGATTTTGGAGGGCATTCAATTATAAGGCCACCCTAAGTCGGCAGTGACTTGAAGcacttcacacacatacacacacacacacacacaatgaggaAGATTTCTGTTGAGACCAAAGCAAAGAAATATTTTCCTTGGGCTGTGCAGAAAATTAAGGCAGAATAGTAGTAAACAGTCAGTTCATTGGGTTGGGTGGATTTTTCTCCTTGCTTGCACACAGATTTAACTGTGACTGATTACTGTGCAAAATTTTAGCAATTCGTAGCGCATAGCAGCATCTGCTAAGATGAAGAGGTGGGGAGTTTAAACCCCCTTAATGTGTTTTGAAGGTGTTTGTTATGCCAAGATTCTGTTTGTTCTTCACAGTGTCCACCCGTCGCTTATTATATCCCAGATTTCATTACTGAGGCTGAGGAAGCGCATCTTTTGCAACAGGTGTGTGCCTTTATTCTATACCCTTTTTGTGATGGGTTTTAAGAATATTTTGTGGGATTAATTTATGGCCCCCCAGCCCCCATGTCCTGTCTCTATCCGTGATCAGCCAGATGCTTTTAAGAAGGAAGGGTCAAAATGCCCATGGCCATGATCTGTTACTCATACCCTTTCCCCTGTTCTTTGGTCCTTGGAGGTAGACTGCCTCTTGACATGGAAGCTCTAAGGCTGCTGACAGACGCGTCCCTGTTGTATTTTGTCCCgcttaaatttttaatttttttttttaaaaatggttttctGCTAGTGTTTGCATAACATACCCATGGTGGTAGAAAGCGTCACAGCTGgtttatggggttttcaagggaaaagaaattCATAAGTCGTTTGCCTTAATGTCATGACTGTGGtgttccttagaggtctcccatccaaataatagcCGAATACTAACCAAATACAAGCCTTGCTTGGCTTTCAAGATCTAACAAGACTGGGTTAGCTTGGGCTATCTAGATCAGGGCAATATACCCGTAGCTCAGTTCAGACAAACCGATTTCTATCCCAAGATTATGAATCTTAATTTCTTGTAAGGGTTTGAGTCTTGTACTCCCACTGTGGGCAAAGATGCCAGAGTTCCCATTTTAGAAAGGGGGAAACTGAGACTCTGAGCACATCTGTGTGGGGATTTGATTGAGGGTGGAGTGCGCACAAGGTCCTCACAGCACCCACAGCTCCAGTGTTTTTTCACCTCCAGGTTTATGGTGCCCCTAAGCCAAAGTGGACTCAGCTTTCTGGGAGGAGGTTGCAGAACTGGGGTAAACTTTTGACATATATGTGTGGGTGTGAATCTGATGTTGTGTGCATGATGTAGGTAGGTTTGTGGGAGTGGCACTTAATTAGTATTTGTGGAAAGCTCGACATTGTGAGGCGCTGGTACAGTCCGCTCTTCATCCCACAAATTTGTGGTTTGATTCCATTTAGCTTCTGTTTACGGATCGTTTTCGCCACACGGAAGTTAGGACAGccttccccaacatggtgcccaccacCCCTTCCTCTACCACCCAACAAGcctttcagaaagtgggcagggctatTGTAAGTAGGTGGGGCCATTGTTATTGGCTGCTCTCGTCCAAATGAAAGCCataacagccattttgtgttggGCTCCAACTCCTGAGGCCGCCATTTTAGGATGACACTCACCATCATTTTAGGATGACACTCACAGtcgggagggactgtggctcagtggtagagcatctgcttggtaagcagaaggtcccaggttcaatccccggcacctccaactgaaaacggtccaggcaaagaggtgtgaaaaacctcagcttgagaccctagagagccgctgccagtctgagaagacaatactgactttgatggacccagggtctgattcagtataaggcagcttcatatgttcatcacccAACTTGAAATCCCCAAActacccacaggctcaaaaagattggggacccctgagttagatactccatttttaaaaaccGGTTCGGGTGTCACGCTGAAAGCAGGTGATATAATTTTGGCTTGATAGTTGAGCAAGATGGTAGTTTTGTCAGAAGCTTGGGGCTTCCTGGAGGAAGAGTGTGGCCTTTCTGTGAAAATGGCGTTGAATTCTTTGTCACAACAAATTTATTGTAAACCTTCCTATTTAGCCAGTTGGAGAGGACAaaggagagacagatagacacaACCTCCATTTGTGGTTTATTCTGTATTAAGATTTGTAAAATTTTCAGGCCTGAGTGGAGGCGAGCAGCCATTTTGCTACAAATTTTACCTCAAAACAGCTAGGCTTGAGTTTAGTAGTGCTTTAGATATCATGAAgatttgagggggtggggggggtgtatGAGCTTTAGAAAGTCAaacctccctttgtcagacatttaaaccgagccacagtttggccacccctgtacaaGACCATCTGTGGCTTGCTTGTCAGTAATGGTGATGTTTTCCAGTTCTTCAGCTCTGTGTGTTaggaaaagggaaaggtcccctgtgcaagcgccaatcgtttccgactcagaagtgacgttgctttcacgttttcacggcagactttttacggggtggtttgccattgccttccccagtcttttacactccccccccccctgcaagctgggttctcattttaccgacctcggaaggatggaaggctgagtcaacctcgagccggcggtctgaaaacccagcttccaccggggatcgaactcaggtcatgagcagagcttaggactgcaatactgcagctttagcaccctgcgccacggggctcttctgtcTGTTAGAGGACACTGCTATTTGATTTGATTGCTTTCGTCCAACTTTGTAATCCGCCTTGAATCTCCGTGAGAAAGGTGGATTGTACACGAAGAGGAGTCGGAGGAGGACAGACAAATTCCGTGGCTTCTCTCTGTGCTTTCTACAGGGGGGCTGCCGCACCCGAAGGGGATGGTGTCGGAGAAGCTGCCCCCATGGCTTCAGGCTTATACCGACAAAGTGTCCTCTCTCGGCGTCTTTGGAGGGAAGCTGGCCAATCACGTCCTGGTGAACGAGTACCGCCCCGGTGAGGGGATCATGGTAATACATCCTAGGGTTTGTGCGTTGAAATGGGGGTAGGTGAATGGCAGGGTTTTGAAGTTCTGTTCCTTCCATCCACTCTGATCGTACTTTGGACAAGATGGGTGGCTCTGTTTTTCTGCCTCTTTTTCATCGGCAGCCTCACGAGGATGGCCCGCTATACTTCCCGACGGTCACCACCATCAATCTAGGGTCTCACACCCTTCTGGATTTCTACCATCCTGTCAGCAGAGGGCAGCAGACGGAAGGTGGACAGGTGAGCAGTACAGAGGAAGCGTCTCCTTCTTCCAGCTTCTCTCTGCTCCCTGCCAGACAAGCTTTAACTCGCTCTGGCCGAAACCCTGGGCCCTGAAGCTGGCAGAGCTC
This region includes:
- the ALKBH6 gene encoding alpha-ketoglutarate-dependent dioxygenase alkB homolog 6, whose translation is MSETGVETPALEPFHVGQCPPVAYYIPDFITEAEEAHLLQQVYGAPKPKWTQLSGRRLQNWGGLPHPKGMVSEKLPPWLQAYTDKVSSLGVFGGKLANHVLVNEYRPGEGIMPHEDGPLYFPTVTTINLGSHTLLDFYHPVSRGQQTEGGQGLASQTEEERHFLSLLLKPRSLLVLREDMYLHYLHGIRFVTEDTVMEKVANLDACGSELGDMLCRGTRVSLTIRHVPKVLKTSIVLGRRK